A stretch of Bos taurus isolate L1 Dominette 01449 registration number 42190680 breed Hereford chromosome 5, ARS-UCD2.0, whole genome shotgun sequence DNA encodes these proteins:
- the RTCB gene encoding RNA-splicing ligase RtcB homolog produces the protein MSRSYNDELQFLEKISKNCWRIKKGFVPNMQVEGVFYVNDSLEKLMFEELRNACRGGGVGGFLPAMKQIGNVAALPGIVHRSIGLPDVHSGYGFAIGNMAAFDMNDPEAVVSPGGVGFDINCGVRLLRTNLDESDVQPVKEQLAQAMFDHIPVGVGSKGVIPMNAKDLEEALEMGVDWSLREGYAWAEDKEHCEEYGRMLQADPNKVSARAKKRGLPQLGTLGAGNHYAEIQVVDEIFNEYAAKKMGIDHKGQVCVMIHSGSRGLGHQVATDALVAMEKAMKRDKIIVNDRQLACARIASPEGQDYLKGMAAAGNYAWVNRSSMTFLTRQAFAKVFNTTPDDLDLHVIYDVSHNIAKVEQHVVDGKERTLLVHRKGSTRAFPPHHPLIAVDYQLTGQPVLIGGTMGTCSYVLTGTEQGMTETFGTTCHGAGRALSRAKSRRNLDFQDVLDKLADMGIAIRVASPKLVMEEAPESYKNVTDVVNTCHDAGISKKAIKLRPIAVIKG, from the exons GTTGAAGGAGTTTTCTATGTGAATGATTCTCTGGAAAAATTAATGTTTGAAGAATTAAGGAATGCCTGTCGAGGTGGTG GTGTTGGTGGCTTCCTGCCAGCCATGAAACAAATTGGCAATGTGGCCGCCCTGCCTGGGATTGTTCAT CGATCCATCGGTCTTCCTGATGTCCATTCAGGTTATGGGTTTGCTATTGGAAATATGGCAGCCTTTGATATGAACGACCCTGAAGCAGTGGTATCCCCAG GTGGTGTTGGGTTTGACATTAACTGTGGTGTCCGCTTGCTGAGAACCAATTTAGATGAAAGTGATGTTCAGCCTGTGAAAGAGCAACTTGCCCAAGCTATGTTTGACCACATTCCTGTGGGAGTGGGGTCAAAAGGTGTCATCCCAATGAATGCCAA AGACTTGGAGGAGGCCTTGGAGATGGGTGTGGACTGGTCCCTGAGAGAAGGCTATGCCTGGGCAGAGGACAAGGAGCACTGTGAGGAGTATGGAAGGATGCTGCAAGCTGATCCCAATAAAGTCTCAGCCAGGGCTAAAAAAAGAGGCCTTCCCCAG TTGGGGACTCTGGGAGCAGGCAACCACTATGCAGAAATCCAGGTTGTGGATGAGATTTTCAACGAGTATGCTGCTAAGAAAATGGGCATTGACCATAAGGGACAGGTGTGTGTGATGATCCACAGTGGAAGCAGAGGCTTGGGCCACCAAGTTGCCACAG ATGCACTTGTAGCTATGGAAAAAGCCATGAAGAGAGACAAGATTATAGTCAATGACCGTCAGTTGGCTTGTGCTCGAATTGCTTCCCCAGAGGGTCAGGACTacctgaagggaatggcagcgGCTGGGAACTATGCCTGGGTCAACCGCTCTTCCATGACCTTCTTAACCCGTCAG GCTTTTGCCAAGGTCTTCAACACAACCCCTGATGACTTGGACCTGCATGTGATCTATGATGTTTCTCACAATATTGCCAAAGTAGAACAGCATGTGGTGGACGGGAAGGAGCGGACTCTGTTAGTACACAGGAAGGGGTCCACCCGAGCCTTCCCTCCTCACCATCCCCTCATTGCGGTTGATTACCAA CTTACCGGACAACCAGTGCTCATTGGTGGCACCATGGGAACCTGTAGCTATGTTCTTACTGGTACTGAGCAGGGCATGACTGAAACCTTTGGAACAACTTGTCATGGAGCG GGCCGTGCACTGTCCCGAGCAAAGTCAAGACGTAATTTAGATTTCCAGGATGTCCTCGACAAATTGGCAGACATGGGAATTGCAATCCGTGTCGCCTCACCCAAGCTGGTAATGGAAGAG GCCCCTGAGTCCTATAAGAACGTGACGGATGTGGTGAACACCTGCCATGATGCCGGAATCAGCAAGAAGGCCATTAAACTGAGGCCAATTGCTGTTATCAAAGGATAG